TTTGCCGCCTGAATGATCGTGCGGCTGACATCGAAAGCCATCAATGCCTCGGGGTCATACCAGATGTTGAACGTGAAGTCCTTGGGCGCCTGGGCTTTCCATATATTGAAATAGTCGCGTTGATTGGCGCCGAACGCCGCACCGCCCACCCAGACGAAGTGCATATGATTGGGCACATCTTTGCTGACGATCATGAGCGTGTTCTGTAATCGGCGATGATAGTCTTCAACTGTGTTGATCAGGTCGGCTGATTCCCCAGCGTGATTATTTCCGGTCAATACGTTCAGCGCGTCCTTGAGCAGACTGATGACCACGAACATATCGCTGGAGGTGTTCTGCAACGCGGCGAGTTCACGATATTCGAGTACAGTTTCGTAGAGTTTGGTGCCCTTGTACTTTGCCAATGCACTTTCAAACTCAGCAACACTGGCCAAGGCTTCAAATTCCAGACCTTCGTTGTACTTCGTCAATTTTTCAGACAAAACCCGATTTCCTTATCAGCAATAAAATTCGGCAAGCAAACTTGAACCAGCGAGCTGAATTCATATTTGCCAGATGTAGTTCAACACCGGCGAAGACTACTTCAACAAGAAAACGTACAAGAGCAAACTTTCACAACAAACGATTACGGAAATATAAACACATCAAATCGCTGACGCTTCATCACCAGCACAGTCGTTGATATATCCAGCATCAACAACAGCGCACATAAAATTGTCGGCTTATCAAAACACTCGCCCCGCTATTGAGCTTGAGTTGCTCGGATGCACCGTTTTCGCGCCGGGACGACCGACGCATTTATCGGTCCGCCGCGTTCTGCGGCAATTGGCACGACCACTGCAACCAATCCCGCGCCTCCTCTTTCCTCCAAGGAATGTCCCCATGACGCAGACCGCTCCCGGCAACGATTACCCGCTCAGCGAAGTTCCCATGCACGCGCGCAAAGGCCTGGCCTCAACGGCGATGGTGTTACTCGGCTTCACGTTTTTCACCGCGACCATGTTTGCCGGCGGCAAGCTCGGTGTCGCGTTCGGTTTCGCCGAGATGATGGCGGTGATCATTGTCGGCAATCTGCTGCTCGGTTTGTACGCGGCGGGGCTGGGCTACATTGCCTTCAAGAGCGGGCTCAACTCGGTGCTGATGGGCCGTTTCTGTTTCGGCGAAGTCGGCAGCAAACTCAGCGACCTGATTCTCGGCTTCACCCAAATTGGCTGGTACGCGTGGGGCACCGCGACGGCGGCGGTGGTGATCGGCAAGTATTTCAATCTCGACGAAGCCACGGTGCTGGGGCTGATGGTGCTGTTCGGCCTGGGCTTTTGCGCTACCGCGTATATCGGCTATCGCGGGCTGGAAATTCTGTCCTACGTCGCGGTGCCGGCGATGCTGTTGCTGCTGATGCTGTCGATGTGGGTCGCGACTTTGAAAGTCGGCGGTTTCGAGGGCTTGCTCAGCGTCGTACCGAGCGGTTCGCTGGACTGGTCGACCGCAATCACGCTGGTCTTCGGCACCTTCGTCAGCGGCGCGACCCAGGCCACCAACTGGACGCGATTTTCGCGCTCGGCGCGCGTCGCCGTGTTCGCCAGCCTGATCGGCTTTTTCATCGGCAACGGCTTGATGGTCTTGATCGGTGCGTACGGCGCGATCGTCTATCAGCAGCCAGACGTCGTGGAAGTGCTGCTGTTGCAGGGTTTCGCCATGGCCGCGATGGCGATGTTGTTGCTGAACATCTGGAGCACTCAGGACAACACCATTTACAACTTCGCCGTCGCCGGCTGCAACCTGCTGCGCACCGGCCGACGCAAAACCGTGACCCTGGGCGGCGCGGTGATCGGCACCCTGCTCGCTCTGTTGGGCATGTACGACATGCTGGTGCCTTATCTGATTCTGCTCGGCACGGTGATCCCGCCGATCGGCGGAGTGATCATGGCCGACTTCTTCTATCGCTGGCGTGGGCATTACCCGCGTCTGGCCGACGCACGGTTGCCCGCCTTCAACTGGCCGGGACTCGGGGCCTACGGCGTCGGCACCCTTGCCGCGTTCAGTTCGCCATGGGTCGCGCCGCTGGTAGGGATCGCCGCTGCCGCGCTAACGTATGTCATCGTCACCGGTCTGCTCGGCGCCCGTCGCGTCAGCGCACCACTACAAGATCTATAAAAGGATTCGCCTGATGCACATCATCAACGCCCGCCTGCGCAACCAGGAAGGCCTGCACGAACTGCACCTGGAAGACGGCCTGATCCACAGCATCGCCCGTCAGACCGAAGCGCCGACGCTCGGCCCGAATGACCTCGACGCTGGCGGCAATCTGGTCGTGCCGCCCTTCGTCGAGCCGCACATTCACCTCGACGCCACCCTCACCGCCGGCGAGCCGCGCTGGAACATGAGCGGCACGTTGTTCGAAGGCATCGAATGCTGGGGCGAACGCAAGGTCACCATTACCGAAGAAGACACCAAGACCCGCGCCAAAAAGACCATTCAAACCCTGGCGGCCCACGGCATTCAACACGTGCGCACCCACGTCGACGTCACCGACCCGCAACTCACCGCGCTCAAAGCGATGCTCGAAGTGCGCGAGGAAACACGTCACCTGATCGATCTGCAAATCGTCGCGTTCCCGCAGGAAGGCATCGAGTCGTTCCGCAATGGTCGCGAGCTGATGGAAGAAGCGATCCGCATGGGCGCCGATGTGGTCGGCGGCATTCCGCACTTCGAGTACACACGCGATCAAGGCGTCAGTTCGGTGAAATTTCTGATGGACCTGGCCGAGCGCACCGGTTGCCTGGTCGACGTGCATTGCGACGAAACCGACGACCCGCATTCGCGCTTTCTCGAAGTGCTCGCCGAAGAAGCGCGCAGCCGCGACATGGGTGCTCGCGTTACCGCCAGCCACACCACGGCGATGGGCTCCTACGACAACGCCTACTGCGCGAAGCTGTTCCGTTTGCTCGGGCATTCCGGGATCAGTTTTGTGTCCTGCCCGACCGAAAGCATCCACCTGCAGGGCCGCTTCGACAACTTCCCGAAACGCCGCGGCGTGACCCGCGTGAACGAGTTGCTCGAAGCCGGGATGAACGTGTGTTTCGGCCAGGATTCCATCGTCGATCCGTGGTATCCGCTGGGCAACGGCAACATTCTGCGCGTGCTCGAAGCCGGCTTGCACATCTGCCACATGCTCGGTTATCGCAACCTGCAAAGTGCGCTGGATCTGGTCACCGACAACAGCGCCAAAGCCATGCACCTGGGTGAGCGTTATGGTTTGGAACAGGGGCGCCCGGCGAATCTGCTGATCCTGTCCGCGGACAGCGATTACGAAGTGATCCGCAGTCAGGGCCTGCCGTTGTATTCGATTCGCGGCGGCAAGGTGTTGATGAAGCGGACGATGCCAGTGGTGGAGTTCAGCACTGACCTGAGAGGCGCACCGTAAATCCAATGTGGGAGCGAGCCTGCTCGCGAAGAGGTTGGCACATCCGCCATCATCGCCTCAGACATACCGCTTTCGCGAGCAGGCTCGCTCCCACAGGTTCGGTGTTCGAACATGCTATTTGTGTTCGCACAAAACCCTGTGGGAGCCTGGCTTGCCAGCGATGGCGGGGTTGAATTCAGCCGATCAATTGCGCCGTGCCAAACAGCCTGACCCGCACCAGTTCTCCGTCATCCGTCTCCAGCAAAATCGGCGCCGTGCCGCCGGGCATGAGCACTTGCACCTCACCCGCCACGACCCAACCCGCTCGCCACGCCGCACAGGCCACCGCACTGGCGCTGGTGCCGGATGAAGCCGTCGGCCCTTCGCCACGTTCAAAGACTCGCGCAACGACGCGCTGCGCTGACTGAAGTACCGCCCATTGTAGATTGACGCCCGTCGGGCAGGTTCTCCGGCGCCCGACGGCATGGCGTAGGCGATTTCTGTCAGGCCTTCGCACGGTGGTGATTCGCGCATTTGTTCGTTGCCCGGCAAAGCTGCCGCGTCAGCGAGCAGCGTCACGGAGAGAAACTCGTCAGGCCGTTGCCACTGCGCTCGGCAAGGGAGCCGTCGGTGTTGACGATCAGCACATCGAACGGTGGCGAGGTCTGGAACGGGCCGATCAGCAGGCCGTCGCTGCGGTGGGATTTGCTGTTCGGTGGACGCTGGCCATCAGGCCAGTCGCAGCAGAGCTTGATGGCCGCCTCGCTCCAAGACTGGCGGGAGGACGCAAATTCGGCAGCGCTGGCAGGCAAATCAATGCCCGCCTCGCGCAAGGCTTGCGGCCGAACCACACCATAAACATTGCCCCGCGCGTCATATAACTGCGTCATCACTCATAATCTTTGCAACCGAAAAAAACCACTGTAAACCGCAATCCACTGTAGGAGCTGCGGCACGCTGCGATCTTTTGACTCTGATCCTGAAAACACAGATCAAAAGATCGCAGCGTGCCGCAGCTCCTACAGGAGAAGGTAGGATGTCGCCAGTACTTCCTCGAATGACTGGCGATCGAACCTCAACGCCGAATCAATGTCCTTCGGGGACGCGAAGTTTTTGCCAAGGATCGATATGACCAGCCTCAACGCCCAAGCCACCTTCGTCCCCGGACGCCTGCAGCAGATGTCCACGCGCATCGCTTTTTTCATCGCCGGGCTCGGCATTGCCGCGTGGGCGCCGTTGGTGCCATATGCCAAGGCGCGCGCCGGGTTGGATGAAGGTACGTTGGGCCTGTTGCTGTTGTGTCTCGGGGTCGGTTCGATTCTGGCGATGCCGCTGGCGGGGATTCTGGCCACGCGGTTCGGTTGCCGGCGCGTTGCCACGGGCGGCACGCTGCTGATCTGCGCGGCATTGCCTTTGCTGGCAACGGTGTCATCGATACCAGCGCTGATCGCCACGCTGTTCATGTTCGGTGCCGGGCTCGGCACGGTGGACTCGACGGTGAACCTGCAAGCGGTGATCGTCGAACGCGCCAGCGGCAAGAACATGATGTCGGGCTTTCACGGCTTGTTCAGCCTCGGCGGGATTGTCGGCGCGGCGGGCGTCAGCGCCCTGCTCGGCCTCGGATTGACGCCGCTGGCCGCGATGCTGGTGGTGGTCGTGGTGCTAATCGCGGCGCTGTTCAAATGCGTGCCGCACATGTTGCCTTACGGCAGTGAAAGCTCGGGCCCGGCATTCGCCATCCCCCACGGCATCGTGCTGTTTATCGGCGGGATGTGCTTCATCGTATTTCTCACCGAGGGCGCGGCGCTGGACTGGAGTGCAGTGTTCCTGGCGCAGGAGCGAGGTATCGACACGGCGTACGCAGGGTTGGGTTACGCGGCGTTTGCCCTGACCATGACCGCCGGACGTTTGATGGGCGACCGCATCGTGCGGATGGTCGGTGCGACGCGAATCATTTTGTTTGGCGGTCTGTTGGCGGCGGCCGGGCTGTTTCTCGCTACGTTCGCGCCGAGCTGGCAAGCGGCGCTGGTCGGCTATGCGCTGGTTGGCGCTGGCTGCTCGAACATTGTGCCGGTGCTGTACACGGCGGTGGGCAAGCAGACGGTGATGCCGGAAAGCATTGCGGTGCCGGCGATTACCACGCTGGGTTATGCGGGGATTCTGGCGGGGCCGGCGGTGATCGGCTTTGTCGCGCATGCCAGCAGTTTGAGTTTTGCCTTTGGCTTGATGGCGTTGCTGTTAGTGGCCGTGGCCATCGGCGGGAAAGTATTGAAAGTCTGAAGCAAAAGATCGGAGCCTGCGGCAGCTCCTACAGGGAACGCATTCCAATGTAGGAGCTGCCGCAGGCTCGGGCCGCGATCGGACGATCTTTTGATCTTCGGCAAAGAAACACCAGTCACACAACGACTTTGGCGCCTCCACATCCCCGTCTAACCCGCAATCTGACGATTAACCAAAAAAACCAATTGCCACGAAATATTACTAGCGTCATATTACACGCGTAATAACCAGCCCTTCCCCGCAGGTATACGCGATGACCAGCATGCCCATCCCCGAACCCGATCTCACGGTCGTGACCCAGCGCAAACCGTCACTGCTCAAACGCCTGCTCATCCCCGCCACCGGGTTGATCGCGCTGGTTTTCGCTGGGCTGTACGCCGTGCATTGGTGGGGTGCCGGGCGCTTTTTGGAAGAAACCGACGATGCCTATATCGGCGGCGACGTCACGGTGATTGGGCCCAAGGTCTCCGGTTACATTGATGAAGTGCTGGTCAGCGACAACCAGCACGTGAAGGCCGGCGACGTGTTGATCCGGCTCGACGCCCGCGATTACCGGGCCAATCTGGCCAAGGCCGAAGGCGCTGTGGCTGCCGAGCAAGCGCTGCTGGCCAACCTCGACGCCACCGAACAATTGCAACACGCGGTGATCGGCCAGGCCCGCGCCGGCATCGATGCCGCCGCTGCGGAAACCGCGCGTTCGCGCGATGACAACCTGCGCTACAAACGTTTGGTGAGCACCAACGCCGTGTCAGTGGAAAGTGCGCAGCGCGCCGACGCCACCTTCAAAACCGCACACGCTCTCAGTGCCCGCGCCCAGGCCGAACTGCTTGCCGCGCAACGCCAACTGGCGGTCATCGAAACGCAAAAACAACAGGCCCGCGCCGCCCTGCAACAAGCCCGCGCCGAGCGTGACCTGGCACAACTGAACCTCGACTACACCGAACTGCGCGCACCGGTCGACGGCGTGATTGGCAATCGCCGCGCGCGGGTTGGCGCTTACGCGCAGGCCGGCTCGCAGCAATTGTCGGTGGTGCCGGCCAGCGGTTTGTGGGTCGACGCCAATTTCAAGGAAGACCAATTGGCGCGGATGAAGCCCGGCCAGCGCGTCAGCATCCGCGCCGATGTGCTGTCCGGGCAGGAATTCCACGGACGCCTCGACAGCCTCGCCCCTGCGACCGGTTCGCAGTTCAGCGTGTTGCCGCCGGAAAACGCCACCGGCAATTTCACCAAAATCGTCCAGCGCGTGCCGGTGCGCGTCCTTCTTGACCCGGCCGACGGCGTGCTCGGCCATTTGCGTCCGGGACTGTCGGTGACGGCTGAAGTCGACACCCGCGCCGAGCCTGAGGCCGCCGCCGTGGCTGCTGCGCCATGAGCGCTACCCGCGCCGCGCCTGCGCAACCGTTCAACGCAGCGGACATGGCGACCGCGACCAAAGTGTTCGCCTTTGCCACGATGTGCATGGGCATGTTCATCGCCCTGCTGGACATCCAGATCGTCTCGGCGTCGTTGCGCGACATTGGCGGCGGACTGTCCGCCGGCACCGACGAAACGGCCTGGGTGCAGACCAGTTACCTGATCGCCGAAATCATCGTGATTCCGCTGTCCGGATGGCTGTCGCGAGTGTTTTCCACACGCTGGCTGTTCTGCGCTTCGGCGGTCGGTTTCACCTTCGCCAGTTTGCTCTGCGGCATGGCCTGGAACATCCAGAGCATGATCGCATTCCGCGCGCTGCAAGGCTTTCTCGGTGGCTCGATGATTCCGCTGGTGTTCACCACCGCGTTTTTTTTCTTCACCGGCAAACAACGGGTGATTGCCGCCGCCACCATCGGCGCCGTCGCCTCGCTGGCACCGACGATGGGCCCAGTGATCGGCGGTTGGATCACGGACATTTCCTCTTGGCACTGGTTGTTCTACATCAATCTGGTGCCGGGGATTTTTGTCGCGGTGGCCGTGCCGATGCTGGTCAAGATCGACCAACCGGAACTGTCGCTGCTCAAAGGTGCCGATTATCTGAGCATGGTGTTCCTGGCGCTGTTTCTCGGCTGCCTGGAATACACGCTCGAAGAAGGTCCACGCTGGAATTGGTTCAGCGATCAAACCATCCTCACCACCGCGTGGATCAGTGGCTTGGCCGGCCTGGCGTTCATCGGTCGCACGTTGCATGTGGGCAATCCGATCGTCGATCTGCGCGCGCTCAAGGATCGCAACTTCGCGCTCGGCTGCTTCTTTTCGTTTGTCACTGGCATCGGTCTGTTCGCAACGATTTACCTGACGCCGCTGTTCCTCGGCCGGGTGCGCGGCTACAGCGCGCTGGACATTGGTCTGGCGGTTTTCTCCACGGGGGTGTTCCAGATCATGGCGATTCCGCTGTATGCCTTTCTGGCAAACCGCGTGGATTTGCGCTGGATCATGATGTTCGGCCTGGGCTTGTTTGCGCTGTCGATGTGGGAATTCAGCCCGATCACCCATGATTGGGGCGCGGGACAATTGATGTTGCCGCAAGCCTTGCGCGGCATCGCCCAGCAACTGGCGGTGCCACCCGCGGTGACGCTGACCCTGGGTGGGCTGGCGCCCGCCCGCCTGAAGCATGCGTCGGGGCTGTTCAACTTGATGCGCAATCTCGGTGGCGCGATTGGCATTGCCGCGTGCGCGACCATTCTCAATGACCGCACCAACCTGCATTTCACGCGGTTGGCCGAGCACTTGAACAGCAGCAATGAGGCGATGAATCAATGGCTGTCACAAGTCGGCGGCAACCTTGCGACGCTGGGTCAGAGTGGCGATGCAGGCGTCACGGCGAGCCTGCGACAGTTGTGGCTGCTGACTTACCGCGAGGCGCAAACGCAGACTTACGGCGATACGTTTTTGCTGATTGGCGCATGCTTCGTCATCGCCACGGCGATGGTGCCGCTGATGCGCAAAGTGCAACCACCGGCGGCGCCAAGTGCGGACGGGCATTGATGCCACTGTCTGATCGCGCACCTGTAGGAGCTGCCGCAGGCTGCGATCTTTAATTTATTTCAAGACCAAAAGATCGCAGCCTGCGGCAGCTCCTACGGGAGCACGGTGTTGCGGTTTAGGCTTGTGGGATTTTGCGGAAGCCTACGGCCAGACGATTCCAGCTGTTGATGGTGCTGATCGCCACGCTCAGATCAACCATTTCCTTGGGCGAGAACTGCGCCGCAACCACGTCGTAGTCTTCGTCTGGCGCGTGGGTCAGGCTCAGTTGAGTCAACGATTCAGTCCACAACAACGCAGCGCGTTCGCGGTCGCTGAAGAATGGCGCTTCCCGCCAGGCCGTTACTGCGAACAGACGACGTGGGGTTTCGCCACCCTTGATGGCGTCGGCGGTGTGCATGTCGATGCAGAACGCGCAGCCATTGATTTGCGAAGCGCGCAGCTTGACCAGTTCGATCAGGGTTTTTTCCAGCGGCAGTTTGGACACCGCTGTTTCGAGGGCCATCATCGCTTTCAACGCATCAGGGGAAGCAGTGTAGAAATCGGCACGAGGTTGCATGGTGGCTCCGGGTAGCAAGTGAATGTGTGACTACGTTAGTCCTGCGCACCGGTTCGACAAATAGCCAATATTCCAGAAGATCAGGAGGCCACTGGCCGGAAGAAGAAATTTGCTCAGGGCAATTGCCAGCCCCTGATCGGTGCCACTAGAATGCGATCAATTCTTAATTGCACTTCAGGCAATGGATGCCAGAATCGAGTATCAGCCCGTCATGTCGTCCACTCACTCGCCTTCGACTTCGCCAGACGCCCGCTTTTACAGCGCGCATAAACAAACGCTCAGCCGTCGGCAGACCCTTGCCCGTCTCGGCTTGTTGTTCATGGCCGGACCACTTGGCATTACTGCGCAGCATGTGGACTGGAAACCCTGGAACGCCGAGCAACGCCCCGTGGTCGCGATGCAGACCAACAGCGCGATCAGCCCGGCGCAACGGCGGATAACGTCGTTGAACGGTGAAGCATGGGTCAGCCGTACGCGCGATGCCGCGGCGACGCCACAGGGCTGCGGATGTCCCGAGAGTCTTGCCTGCACGACGGCGCCCGCCTGCGTTTGCCAGGCGACCCCTTGCCGCTGACCGCTCGTCAGTCGATGGGCACCAAGGGTTCTGCGCGTCTGACCAATATCAGGTACATCCCCACATCTGGAGACGGATCATGATGACGCGCAAACTCACCTCGTTATTCCTCGCCGGCCTGCTCGCCACGGCTTCAGCGGCCAGCTTCGCCGCCAACGACAGCACCGATGCGACCGGCACCAAATCCGGAGGCGCAAGCAGCTCGACCATGCCGCCGGACAACACGCCGGGCGCACCTTCGGGCGGTAGCGGTGGCGGTTCTGGCGGCACCGGTTCGGGCACTGGCACCGGTTCTGGCATGGGCTCGGGGTCCGGTTCAGGCATGGGCACCGGCACCGGCACTGGAACGGGCACCAACGGCGGCGCCAGTGGTTCGGGTTCGGGCGCTGGCGGCGGCACCGGTGCAGCAGGCGGTGGCACTGGCGGCGCGGGCGGTGGCTCAGGCAGCTGAACGAACAAGAGCCACCCCAGATAACCACGGTGGCTGCCCTGCTTGAACACGCTGTGGGAGCGAGCCTGCTCCCACAGGTTTTATGCCAGT
This window of the Pseudomonas fluorescens genome carries:
- a CDS encoding DHA2 family efflux MFS transporter permease subunit codes for the protein MSATRAAPAQPFNAADMATATKVFAFATMCMGMFIALLDIQIVSASLRDIGGGLSAGTDETAWVQTSYLIAEIIVIPLSGWLSRVFSTRWLFCASAVGFTFASLLCGMAWNIQSMIAFRALQGFLGGSMIPLVFTTAFFFFTGKQRVIAAATIGAVASLAPTMGPVIGGWITDISSWHWLFYINLVPGIFVAVAVPMLVKIDQPELSLLKGADYLSMVFLALFLGCLEYTLEEGPRWNWFSDQTILTTAWISGLAGLAFIGRTLHVGNPIVDLRALKDRNFALGCFFSFVTGIGLFATIYLTPLFLGRVRGYSALDIGLAVFSTGVFQIMAIPLYAFLANRVDLRWIMMFGLGLFALSMWEFSPITHDWGAGQLMLPQALRGIAQQLAVPPAVTLTLGGLAPARLKHASGLFNLMRNLGGAIGIAACATILNDRTNLHFTRLAEHLNSSNEAMNQWLSQVGGNLATLGQSGDAGVTASLRQLWLLTYREAQTQTYGDTFLLIGACFVIATAMVPLMRKVQPPAAPSADGH
- a CDS encoding MFS transporter, which translates into the protein MTSLNAQATFVPGRLQQMSTRIAFFIAGLGIAAWAPLVPYAKARAGLDEGTLGLLLLCLGVGSILAMPLAGILATRFGCRRVATGGTLLICAALPLLATVSSIPALIATLFMFGAGLGTVDSTVNLQAVIVERASGKNMMSGFHGLFSLGGIVGAAGVSALLGLGLTPLAAMLVVVVVLIAALFKCVPHMLPYGSESSGPAFAIPHGIVLFIGGMCFIVFLTEGAALDWSAVFLAQERGIDTAYAGLGYAAFALTMTAGRLMGDRIVRMVGATRIILFGGLLAAAGLFLATFAPSWQAALVGYALVGAGCSNIVPVLYTAVGKQTVMPESIAVPAITTLGYAGILAGPAVIGFVAHASSLSFAFGLMALLLVAVAIGGKVLKV
- a CDS encoding HlyD family secretion protein, whose product is MTSMPIPEPDLTVVTQRKPSLLKRLLIPATGLIALVFAGLYAVHWWGAGRFLEETDDAYIGGDVTVIGPKVSGYIDEVLVSDNQHVKAGDVLIRLDARDYRANLAKAEGAVAAEQALLANLDATEQLQHAVIGQARAGIDAAAAETARSRDDNLRYKRLVSTNAVSVESAQRADATFKTAHALSARAQAELLAAQRQLAVIETQKQQARAALQQARAERDLAQLNLDYTELRAPVDGVIGNRRARVGAYAQAGSQQLSVVPASGLWVDANFKEDQLARMKPGQRVSIRADVLSGQEFHGRLDSLAPATGSQFSVLPPENATGNFTKIVQRVPVRVLLDPADGVLGHLRPGLSVTAEVDTRAEPEAAAVAAAP
- the codA gene encoding cytosine deaminase, with translation MHIINARLRNQEGLHELHLEDGLIHSIARQTEAPTLGPNDLDAGGNLVVPPFVEPHIHLDATLTAGEPRWNMSGTLFEGIECWGERKVTITEEDTKTRAKKTIQTLAAHGIQHVRTHVDVTDPQLTALKAMLEVREETRHLIDLQIVAFPQEGIESFRNGRELMEEAIRMGADVVGGIPHFEYTRDQGVSSVKFLMDLAERTGCLVDVHCDETDDPHSRFLEVLAEEARSRDMGARVTASHTTAMGSYDNAYCAKLFRLLGHSGISFVSCPTESIHLQGRFDNFPKRRGVTRVNELLEAGMNVCFGQDSIVDPWYPLGNGNILRVLEAGLHICHMLGYRNLQSALDLVTDNSAKAMHLGERYGLEQGRPANLLILSADSDYEVIRSQGLPLYSIRGGKVLMKRTMPVVEFSTDLRGAP
- a CDS encoding carboxymuconolactone decarboxylase family protein, producing MQPRADFYTASPDALKAMMALETAVSKLPLEKTLIELVKLRASQINGCAFCIDMHTADAIKGGETPRRLFAVTAWREAPFFSDRERAALLWTESLTQLSLTHAPDEDYDVVAAQFSPKEMVDLSVAISTINSWNRLAVGFRKIPQA
- the codB gene encoding cytosine permease, which codes for MTQTAPGNDYPLSEVPMHARKGLASTAMVLLGFTFFTATMFAGGKLGVAFGFAEMMAVIIVGNLLLGLYAAGLGYIAFKSGLNSVLMGRFCFGEVGSKLSDLILGFTQIGWYAWGTATAAVVIGKYFNLDEATVLGLMVLFGLGFCATAYIGYRGLEILSYVAVPAMLLLLMLSMWVATLKVGGFEGLLSVVPSGSLDWSTAITLVFGTFVSGATQATNWTRFSRSARVAVFASLIGFFIGNGLMVLIGAYGAIVYQQPDVVEVLLLQGFAMAAMAMLLLNIWSTQDNTIYNFAVAGCNLLRTGRRKTVTLGGAVIGTLLALLGMYDMLVPYLILLGTVIPPIGGVIMADFFYRWRGHYPRLADARLPAFNWPGLGAYGVGTLAAFSSPWVAPLVGIAAAALTYVIVTGLLGARRVSAPLQDL